From the genome of Colwellia psychrerythraea 34H, one region includes:
- a CDS encoding GAF domain-containing sensor histidine kinase has translation MYNQKNEELIESWNKTLAVVAKLASVPVALVMKIEKHNIIVFSKNTGTSDNPYTIGNSECLNGSGLYCEQVIKSQKRLNIPNALFDENWNNNPDLKLNMIAYLGLPILDDTGSPFGTLCILDNKEHVFSETTIGLLEAIKQSFEVQLKQLHQQHILDEKQKLEELSILISGLSHEINTPLGIGITATSIIESNIENIQQKLASKSLSQNTLALGLSTIKESVSLLSNSLNHTAEQVSKLQDLLVSNDVKNYQLIELSSLVKNTFKKHKDILNIHNVKYRIKHQDNDNTQAFIAPNLLQQVLLILCKNSLEHGLVGIENPSISIEFENYLDLIKLHFRDNGQGIANSEHIKVFNPFYTTKRATGSSGIGLSLAKRIVTQQLHGEISIMDSSSGVHFVITLPKLADFSSSK, from the coding sequence TTGTATAATCAGAAGAATGAAGAGTTGATAGAGAGCTGGAATAAAACACTTGCTGTCGTTGCTAAACTCGCCTCCGTGCCTGTTGCTTTAGTGATGAAAATAGAAAAACATAATATCATCGTTTTTAGCAAAAATACTGGTACCAGTGATAACCCCTACACTATTGGAAATTCTGAGTGTTTAAACGGCTCAGGGCTTTATTGTGAACAAGTCATTAAGTCACAAAAAAGACTAAACATTCCCAATGCTCTATTTGATGAAAACTGGAATAACAATCCCGATTTAAAACTTAATATGATTGCCTACCTAGGATTGCCCATTCTCGATGATACCGGTAGCCCATTTGGTACCCTTTGTATTTTAGACAACAAAGAACATGTTTTTTCAGAAACAACTATTGGACTATTAGAGGCCATTAAACAAAGCTTTGAAGTACAACTAAAACAACTGCATCAACAACATATTCTCGACGAAAAGCAAAAACTTGAAGAGTTATCAATTTTAATCAGTGGGCTTTCTCATGAAATCAATACTCCCTTAGGTATAGGAATAACGGCCACTAGCATAATTGAGTCAAACATTGAAAATATCCAGCAAAAATTAGCCTCAAAATCTCTCAGTCAAAACACACTAGCATTAGGTCTTAGTACAATTAAAGAAAGCGTAAGTTTACTTAGTAATAGTCTGAATCATACCGCTGAACAAGTCAGTAAATTACAAGATCTTTTAGTGTCTAATGATGTAAAAAATTATCAATTAATTGAGTTATCCTCTCTAGTAAAAAATACCTTTAAGAAACATAAAGATATTCTTAATATCCATAACGTTAAGTACAGAATAAAACATCAGGATAACGATAATACTCAGGCTTTTATTGCACCTAATTTGCTGCAACAAGTTTTACTCATTCTCTGTAAAAATTCTCTAGAACATGGCTTAGTTGGTATAGAAAATCCTTCAATAAGCATTGAATTTGAAAATTATCTTGATCTAATAAAATTGCACTTTAGAGATAATGGCCAAGGAATTGCTAACAGTGAACATATAAAGGTTTTCAATCCTTTCTATACCACAAAGCGTGCAACGGGTAGCAGTGGCATAGGATTAAGTCTTGCCAAAAGAATAGTAACCCAACAGCTGCACGGTGAGATATCAATAATGGACTCATCTTCTGGTGTTCACTTTGTTATAACCCTACCTAAGCTGGCTGACTTTTCCTCTAGTAAATAA
- a CDS encoding response regulator has product MIKVLLVDDHPLFREGLKHRLSLDDCIEVVGEAENGKQALELIKSLDFDIVLMDINMPEMDGMYVLELIKEQDLDCKVLMLSMHDNKEYILGAMRHGADGYILKDVPGAELIEAIKKVISGKHYFSSEVTEILSKELAGEQRGIVTRREQLVLRLISQGLNNKRIAQELNVSVRTVETHKRNIKQKLGIDSTVGLMRYAIDYGLDR; this is encoded by the coding sequence ATGATTAAAGTGCTATTAGTTGACGATCATCCGCTTTTTAGAGAGGGACTGAAACATCGCTTGAGTCTTGATGACTGCATAGAGGTTGTGGGTGAAGCTGAAAATGGCAAACAAGCATTGGAGCTTATTAAGAGTCTTGATTTTGATATTGTTTTAATGGATATCAATATGCCTGAGATGGATGGCATGTATGTACTTGAATTGATTAAAGAGCAAGATTTAGATTGCAAAGTGCTTATGTTAAGTATGCATGACAATAAAGAGTACATTTTAGGTGCTATGCGTCATGGCGCCGATGGCTATATTTTAAAAGACGTGCCAGGTGCTGAATTAATAGAGGCCATTAAAAAAGTCATTTCAGGTAAACATTATTTCAGCTCAGAAGTTACCGAGATCCTGTCAAAAGAGCTCGCTGGAGAACAACGAGGTATTGTTACCAGAAGAGAGCAATTGGTATTAAGGCTGATTTCACAGGGCTTGAACAATAAGCGTATAGCGCAAGAATTAAACGTGAGCGTGCGCACGGTTGAAACACATAAACGTAATATAAAACAAAAACTTGGTATCGACTCAACGGTTGGTCTAATGCGTTACGCCATTGATTATGGTTTAGATCGCTAG
- a CDS encoding cache domain-containing protein — protein MNINLKLQLVTIVPLVLALVAVLIVTQVQYQSLSEQTVYEYRHSVMSHRKDELRNYVALAEGATEHIYKNKNLSNEQAQTLVKQVLSNMRFGKDGYFFAYNFDGTALLIPGQEWRIGKNWLDLEDRNGVKLIRGLIENAKGGGGYLNYVFNQPSKGGEVGKKIGYSRELEDWQWMIGTGVYIDDIDQEIAVLNASIGKHIRNTSVMTLIIGLVAVIAIFFTGQFIRFSERKLANRKLRELNERIFQTQEEECKRVSRELHDGISQTIAAARFSLETAQLKHQNNDDASNEMERSMELICKIMGDIRAISHQLHPGLLEDYGLGAALEELGRDFSQRTEIQVDVERLSLRNILSTEVKTALYRIAQESLTNIERHANASKVSISLKLVPNWLVLEIIDNGQGFDYQRYDKSRDKKTKVHQGIGLRNMKERLSFYQGDLTVKSEHGGTKVSARIPQSQLRFNASNASEN, from the coding sequence GTGAATATTAATTTAAAATTACAACTGGTTACTATTGTACCTTTGGTATTAGCACTGGTTGCCGTGCTCATCGTTACACAAGTACAGTATCAGTCCTTATCTGAACAAACCGTTTATGAGTATCGTCATAGCGTGATGAGTCATCGTAAAGATGAATTACGTAATTACGTTGCACTCGCTGAAGGTGCCACAGAACATATTTATAAAAATAAAAACCTAAGTAATGAACAAGCGCAGACGTTAGTTAAGCAAGTATTATCTAACATGCGTTTTGGTAAAGACGGTTACTTTTTTGCTTATAACTTTGATGGAACAGCACTTCTCATACCAGGACAAGAATGGCGCATTGGTAAAAACTGGCTGGATCTTGAAGATAGAAACGGCGTAAAACTGATTCGAGGCCTTATTGAAAATGCAAAAGGTGGTGGTGGTTATCTTAACTATGTTTTTAATCAACCATCAAAAGGCGGCGAAGTTGGTAAAAAAATCGGTTATTCAAGAGAATTAGAAGATTGGCAATGGATGATAGGCACAGGTGTTTATATTGACGACATCGATCAAGAAATTGCCGTGTTAAACGCTTCCATAGGTAAACATATTCGAAATACTTCAGTCATGACCCTTATTATTGGTTTAGTCGCCGTTATCGCCATATTTTTTACCGGCCAATTTATTCGATTCAGTGAAAGAAAATTGGCTAATCGAAAATTACGTGAACTTAATGAGCGGATTTTTCAAACGCAAGAAGAAGAATGTAAACGAGTATCACGAGAGCTACATGACGGCATTAGTCAAACGATTGCTGCTGCTCGATTCTCCTTAGAAACCGCTCAGTTAAAACATCAAAACAATGATGATGCCAGTAATGAAATGGAGCGTTCCATGGAGCTTATTTGCAAAATAATGGGTGATATCCGCGCTATTTCACATCAACTGCATCCTGGATTACTCGAAGATTATGGTTTAGGCGCTGCGCTAGAGGAACTGGGACGAGACTTTTCACAGCGCACTGAGATTCAAGTTGACGTAGAGCGTTTATCACTTCGAAACATCTTATCTACTGAAGTTAAAACCGCCTTATACCGAATTGCTCAAGAATCTTTAACCAATATTGAACGTCATGCCAATGCGTCAAAAGTGAGTATATCCTTGAAGCTAGTGCCAAATTGGTTAGTACTTGAAATTATTGATAATGGCCAAGGTTTTGATTATCAGCGTTACGATAAGAGCCGAGACAAGAAAACTAAAGTTCATCAAGGTATTGGTCTGCGTAATATGAAGGAGAGATTAAGCTTTTACCAAGGAGATTTAACGGTTAAATCAGAACATGGTGGAACCAAAGTTTCAGCCCGCATACCGCAATCACAACTGCGTTTTAACGCAAGTAATGCCAGTGAAAACTAA